ACTTCATCAATGATGTCACCAGGCTCGGCAAACATGTCCGCCTGCGCCTGACTGCCCTTCAGCAGGTCAAGCACAAAAACACGTCCATCGAGGTACCTTTATGAGAGAAAGATTGTAACTTTAATATGCCATAGGAATAACTTGCTATGATGTTCGAGACTATTAAAAACATGGAATGTATACTTGTACATGCCAAAAACAAATCAAAAAGGGGcaaaaataatgaaaatcaTTACCTAGCATGCAATAGCTGTCATTTTACCATCTAAACACCTGATATAATTTGGCTATGAGCCaacataaataaacttaaagggaacagagaataaaaaaacatttttaccttgtctatgttgaataatggtagtctacccacattctcaaacatacaaaaagtgctagacatgctaaacatctcagtctcatagaaattcctcttttagaaatgtcagccagaaaacggcccaatctgaaaaactgatgcttatgacatcacaggcatctcactgcccctccactttaacataattggctacattttttgagtggcagcaaagtcagccaatcagtaatgagattgcaagttaagccagtagggggagcaaaataggtgcaaaaccacttgtttcaaatcccccaccctaatagagctatctgagagaggtttttaggaagcttctaaggcattacagacccaaacaaattttttttttgcctacatgtcacatcacagaacaaggataaatactctgtttaatcattctatgtcacctttaaaaaaatttttattttattttattttatatattttatttatattatttggtttatttttgggctacagttagatgtctattaacaaaataaaatctcGCTCTGTTTTTGCTCATGAGCATCCTGGTTTCCTTGAAATTTtgcatgtcattttatgttgattttaagtattttaaaatgaaaaaataaaaaacaatatccAACAAGCACTGGCTGTCATTTCACCATCTAGGTCAGTGGTCTCCAACTTGGTGCATACATATTACATATTTtcatattagcttggcttggtttatgtatgttaacattttaaacaatactcaaacatatcaacaagtaaaataaaataaaatcaacaaataaagcaaaaaggtgatatttcatcatgtaagcaaattcaaggtgttttgttttatttttagctAAAGTAAGACGTCTTTTAAATTTTCACTGAAAGCCCAAATGTTGCCTTGTTTTACCTAGAGGTCTGGGCTGTTTTTGGACAGCTACTAGATGTATTTTAAGCACAAAATTGCTTGGTGGGTGGTCACTGGTTATTAAAGTCTCCCTTTAGTCAATGATTTTATCAGtgaactctttccctgccattgacgagttatctcgtcaatcaacaataccgctattatccaacaGGTGGTGCTCTTCCGCagcttataaaacccggaagatttgtcaaacagctgtatgtctgtGTAAGTTTAaaggatcgctctgcatctgatctatCAAAAGtaattcacaaaaattgaattatctcagctttttgttcaaaattttgtgtttttgaagaaacctacccatatttaagaggtgataaaaagaaaactaatgaAAGTAGggtgaaacagtttttttgtttggaagcacagggtctgttctttcattgaataaatatgttatgtttatatatttagagaagagcattttctgggaggcatacaacttttgtgaaaatcatgaattgctggtggggaaagagttaaaaaactcatctttgagcatcataatagcatatttaaaagttttaccTATCACAGTtatttcttcatgctttaaaactgcttgaatTTAACTCTACATCCatgcctcatttagtatacgcAGATCTATgattatgcaaattagtccccgcctctgCTCAATCGCACAACTCGGACCATATATGTGAATTAGACCCTGATGCTGCATGTGTTAGCAGCACAGAAGAAAAGCTGAAGCAGAGTCTATGTGGCATCCATACATAATATCCGTAACTCCAACAATTGATCCACACGTTCAATTTTGTTGATATGATTGGTTACATGTCTAcaattttatggagaaaatactcAGTGATGGTGATAAATTTGCACATGACTTGtcttatatattaaaaacaccacatagacatataaacaacaatccCTGATTTtcataaataacagaaaaacatGACAACATGCTAACCTGAGCACCATTCCCAACTCCTGACATGGAACAGCTTCGTAGGTTTGACACACCTGAAACACAGATTTGTTAAACATGCAGTTTAACATTTTCCCTTTGTACACACAGAGGTCAAATTAGGTGTGCCAAAACATTTCAGTCATACCGGAAGCTGCCAGCTTTCATCCAGGAAGCTGCAGTTCTGAAATTGAAGTTAGAAAGAGGAAGtgtcctttaaaggggacagagaatgaaaaaccatttttaccttttctttgttgaataatggtagtctacccgcattcacaaacatacaaaaagtgctagacatgctaaacatctcagtctcatagatattcatcttttagaaatgtcagccagaaaacagcccaatctgaaaaactgatgcttatgacatcacaggcatctcactgcccctccactttaaaataattggctgcattttttgagtggcagcaaagccagccaatcagtaatgagtttgcaagttaagccagtagggggagccaaataggtgcaaaaccacttgtttaaaatcccccaccctaatagagctatctgagagaggtttttaggaagcttctaaggcattacagacccaaacaaaacattttttgtctacatgtcacatcacagaacaaggataaatactccgttcaatcattctatgtcacctttaataactAAGAAAAACCACGTGAGTACAGAAGCATGACGATGTAGACACTGTGAACCCATACTCATCTCAAACTATAAAAGCAAATACATAGCATATGAAAAGTTTTAGCAGTATGGTTCATACCTCAATATTGAGCTTAAACTCCATTTCTGACAACACCATTGACAGTGAGACAAAGGGTTCTGTCCAGAGAGATTTGAGAAACTGATAAAGTTAATGTATCTCAGCACATTTATTTAGATGATTTGGGATGTAGAAACTCACCAACAAACTCCTCATTTCTCAGGATAGCAATGTTAGGACTGTACCACtgtaaagaaaaaaactttcattaacttttagtttttatattaaaaaacattttatttttatcactTTCTAAAGGTTTGCCAAAAATGTCCCTGTTTACAAATCCAAATAAAATGCgaagtgaaagtatttaaaGGTGTGGGTTTTTAGCGGGATCTAGTGTCAAGTCACCAGGCCAaattttgaaacacatagagaagctacggtagctgccgcAGGActaacatgttgtcatctgagacaacataggccctgtcccaaatggcacactccggacttgtggacctcctcagagtccacactttgatgacatcatgtagtgcagaccttagggacccttgatgcgagtccaagAGGGCGCAccagagtcgtattttgggacagactcgagagTCAAtgccggaaataggaagagaagttgcccatcagtgtgaactcctccctgctgtcgtctgattggtctgattgctcttttgcaaggacttctgggttggtaaagtgcgcgaagcctgctgcagtgagGGTTCGCCAAAGATCACATAAAGGGTGCAAATGGGGCACTGTcggagcgtaaaaatgacagatgggacaccctacggactcgtagactaagcgagcacgcacaatttaaggccacaagaatgaaagtccacatgaagtgcgccatttgggacagggccaaaggGACGAAACTCGCTTTGTATAAGTTTGTCTGTTTAAGGAAGGGGTGCCCAAGctcggtcctggagggctgATGTCCTcaagagtttagctccagccctAATCAAATACACCTGTAGCAGCTTATTAAGGTCCTACTAAGGCCCtaggtgtttctcaatgtcaaggaaggatcctcggaggCCAggatttcgaggatgctacgtcattgACATCTGGCAAAGGACTGTTCCAAGGTGAGGATCCTCGGAATTtcaaccaaggactgagtccttcattagaaaaatatcccatatacagaaaaggatgcatatgtgtagcCTTCGCGCtctcaaatcacccacaatcctatgtgCGCAGCGCTGAAAGCACACCTTTTCACTAATGACGCAATGACGTggacttgctagcctgttccatttacgtgttATCCGATTGctaaagaggagcctcgcctagcctctgaaggaagtgacttggaaggaacagtcctgccaaggaagcaTCCTTATCATTGAGAAACACCTCTTGTCCCAAATGGCaaactccggacttgtggacttcctcagagtccacactttgatcatgacatcatgtagtgcacaCTTTAAAGTCCTTTGACGCGAGTCCACGAGGGTGCAccagagtcgtattttgggagagactcgagcgtcacgtcagaaataggaagagaagttgcccatcagtgtgaaatCCTCCCATCCATCGTCTGATTGCTTTTTCACAAGGACTTCTGAAGACTGCATTAAGGGTGCAAGGGGGGCGCTGATAAGCACACTTTGGAGTGTAAAAATGAtagatgggacaccctatggactcgtagactaagtgagcatgtgcaatttaaggccacgataccgaaagtccacatgaactgcGCCATTTGATAAAGGGCCTAAGCATACTAGAAATTTCCAGGCAGatgtgctgaggcaagttggagctaaacatTGCAGGAAACCGGCCCTCCAGGGGCGAGTTTGGGCACCCATGGtatagggctactgtagaaacatgacagcgACTTCACACAATGaacctttaattttaatttatttatatagcgtttttttacaatgttgcatTCTCTCAAAGTAgctttatatgaaaaaaaaaccatAGAAAACAACAAAGTATTAATAcctatgaaaatgttttttagaaAAATTTTGTAATATACATGTGTAACATGCATAATTTGCGATTAAGTACAATTTAATctgctctttaaaaaaatgcttttaaacatcTTACTGACTATACTGGTTTGTTTGAGTCAAGCCTCAAACAAGATCTAAGTCGAGTCGCGAGTCATTCATGAGTCCGAATCTCTACCTCGAGTTTCCATCTGTGGTGTTCACTAACCTCGATTACTCTATTCGTGTGAAGTAGATGTTTTACTACACTTCCCAGTGATCTCCTCATGAGCATCAGCCGTATGAAAAAACGTCCTCTGCCTTGAGATGTAATAATCTTGGTGCAGGCTTCGGTCTGATGCACTGACAAAGAGACTGAACTCAACCTTCATGGGCAGACAGGACATTGTGATCAGATAGGTTGTGATCAGATCAAACTGTGTTTAAAAACATAAGTATACATActcattaaaggggacatatcatgaaaatctgagtgctataattgggtccccagtgcttctatcaacttagaaaatgtaaaaGAGAACAActcagtaactttgttttggtaacccattttctgcaagcataaTAGGTGAAataataggtcattgaaatttgcctccccttgtgatgtcagaaggggataataccacccctaaatctgcactatccaaccacgacactgccattcagtgtactcatttgcatttaaaaggagacatgcaaaaacaacatatttttgcacacacctacaaagtggcaattttagcatgttataataaattatctctatgatattttgagctaaaacttcacatatgtactctgggggacaccaaaggtttatttaatatcttaaaaaagtcttgtcccctttaaaatcaaTGAGTACAGAAAGTCTaagtataaataaaattacattaagATCAAACTCACCGACCACATGTGTCGTGCTGTAAAAGCTGCTCAAAACACTGCCAGTAATCTCTATGTGCCAAGCTTAGGACAGGCTCTGAAACATAAACAGGCAGCAATGTTTACATACACTTTTATTTGCAGGAATAGTAAACACACCTGTCAAACTTTGGCCATACCTACTTATTCTTTATGTTGactatttgtgaccctgtctgtgaaaactcagctaaagtcatttttttattattaatgttttcataaaatcatcctacataatgtaaagaacatactGTATTGCAataatataaccttgatatttttaatattgactgagacAATATGAAATCAATAATTGAAATCAGATCATTAGATtttcagacttttgcatggatttcacagaaagggtcaacttttatttttgtatgatGCCTTTACTATTAGAAAAACACatgttaaatgtgtgtgtgtccgGTGTTGATGATTTGAAGGCTTTTGTATAGGATGGTGTTAGTGTGTGGAGCTCACGCTGTAGTCCTTTTCGCAGTATAAGCTCCAGAAGTTCACAGCAGGACACCAGGTGTGGGCTGGAGTCAGTCACGGTACCCTCAGACTTCAAATTCAAAATGCACACTGCGGATAAACACTTTTCTGTCACTGTCCATAAAGGCACCATAAacatccctactgaaaaatccagcaaagacccGCATAAGCTGTTAGCTGGTTTTAGCcagtttaaggtggcagtagctggtctaaACTGGTCCTCACAGCCTGGCGAAgttggtcaagctggtgggtcaggtGGTTTTtaagcctgaccagctaagtccagctagaccagcttaaaaagtgactaaaacacagctagaccagttTGCTACACAAGCAATACCAGCAACAgtaaaccaagctgggagaccagctaaaaccagcttatgctggtcttagctggatttttcagtagggatgcCTGCTGAAATACAAATTCTAATACACTTGAAAAACCATCAGCAAATACAAAATTCACgtatacttgtatgctttgtatCTTATTCCAATAGGATTTAATGGCTTCTGGTTCCCCATCGCCAGATACCATCCCACTATTATAACCCAGCAAAATTGACAGTTATCATTTCCACTAAAGCCAATACAATTcccaaaataataattaaacatgttagaatttctgtgatggtttctaTTGCTTTAATTCGGCAGAGATAAAATGCGTTTTTGCGTTTTGTTTATGCATTTAAATAGATAACTTCAGTCATCTAGCTGTTGCGCGTTCATGTAGGGCTTTCAGGGTGTCACGTGAAGAAAAAGCGCGTCATGTAAATAAGAGTGACACACGTGAAATTCATTTCTTGTTAAAAAATGACCTATTTTAATGCGACCTGCACCTTTTGTCTTTAAACGCAAAACTGATGGGGAAAACAAGACGCGACGCAAACGCCACAAGCGCCCGCCTAATTTATTGAATAGTTACATAAACACAttttgtattggttttattggtCAACAGTTGGTATGTTCGTACTGGTATttatggaaaccattagaatttatATTGTTTTGATCAGCAGGGAGAAAGCGTGCTGTGCCAATTGCCCCGCGTGTCGCGCATCCTCAGTTTCCAACAGCTTAACGCTAGACTAAACACACAAAAGCCAGGCTAAAACAGCATTTTCCTGTGCGTGTGTTCATCGATGTGAAGCTTACCTTTAAGTGTTTCGATGAGAGGATCTTTAGCTGGCATTATGCAACGCGTTTCGATCACCTATTTGCGCACATAAGCGCATGCCGCGTTCTTCATCTAGCAAATATGCATTGCTTTAGCGAAATGACAAGCCGTCATTAGTGGTTTGTTTTCTCAAGGTTGGTTAAgtgaaacacatttttaaaataggCTGCATTAGATCTCTACCGTCCGCCCCTTTCATAATATTGACGGTGATGGCGCAGCATGATTTAAAGTAATAatgtaaaacaatacaatactaATACTGTACTAATCTTACTGAAAAACCCatctaagaccagcataagctggtggaAGTAggtggtttaagctggtcctcttGGCAAAGCGCTGCTCAAGCTGGTGCGTCATGGTCTTCCAGACCacctaagtccagctagaccagcttaaaaagtgaagaaaacacagctagaccagtgtgctacaccagcaaaaccagctaagCTGGATTTTTCAATAGGAAATGCATGCATAATATATGATTAGCATATAAAGTATAATCCTCAGCAGCACCCTTGCGAAAAAGTAAACTCCACGTCGCAAATATTAACCATCAGCTGTTAACCATTCAAACCATTACAAAATTCCGTTTTGATGTGTGTTTTGGGTCTTATTCCATTAGGATTTAAAATTTAATGGTGTTGTGTTGTATTGGTTCCCAGTCTGCTTGATACATACATCTCACCAACACAATGTCAGCAAAGAAGACCAACAGAGGCCATTATAGTTTCTATTAAAACCAATACCAACTCCCATTATAACCATTAAATccattagatttttttctgatgCATTCTATTATTTTTTAGGGCAGTCTTATATGATCTTATAACATGATCCATCTTAAGCATAATATTAGTCTTCCTCAGACTGCATTTGAACATGATAAAGATACCATTTAAAATGCTGAAGATAcacttaaagtgatagttcaccccaaaatgaaaaagaCCCCAAACCAACATTAAAAGGATTcaccccaaaaataaaaaaattggcatcatttactcactctcatgttgttacacaccaacattcatttgttttttctgataaacacaaatgaagatattttgagaaatgtttgtaatgggttgaccccattcacttccataataggaaaaaataatattatggaagtaaatggggtccacgtacggtttgattacaaacatttctcaaaatatcttcatttgtgtttatcagaaaaaaaagaaattaatgctggtgtgtaacaacatgagagtgagtaaatgatgacagaattttcattttttgggtgaaccctTTAATGTTGGTTTGGGGTCTTTGAGTTTTTGTTAAGAAGTTTATGAAATGGAGATTCTGTAAATGCATCAGTATGAACGTAAACACAAAAAGACTGCATATCCACCTGAAGTGCGATTTAAAATTCATCAGCCTATGCCAGTCACTGACTGTATTAAGTGCTTTTTGAATTACCATTTCAAAATAGAATTAACATTTACTTAGTAAGTTTAAAGCCTAGCTTATGTCTGGTTGCCATGGTAACACTTATATATTGCTGGCAGTGGCACAGAAGCATAAGCATAATACAGTATGTACTGTAGTACCAGTAGCACTGTTATTTTGTTACCATTTAATATGTCAAGTTTTAATAGTTAGTAGAGTTAATATTCGAGATGCAACAAAATTTGTAATACAACattaaacaaatatttcttTTCTAGTCTTTAATTCTATCCAGTAAAACATTGTCAATTACTTTAATGGGATGTTTACCCTTTGTTTAACACTGGgctacttaaaaaattactttgtcTTGTTGTTGAGAAAGTCGAAGATCCTAATTCAACCTACTTCACCGAAAGCACAAGTTTGCTGTGAGGTAACATCTCTGTTTGATACTCAGCGCATGCTTTAACATTGAAGTTCCTCCATTAGCACTGATTGGAAACATGAGGTAAAGGCTCATCCCTACCTGCTTTGCCCCAGTGTGATGTCAAAATGATGAAGCTCATGAAGCATGCTGCAAGATCTGCTTAACAGATTTTTACCAACATTTGCCCCTAGAGAGATGGTAAGATGAAGGAGGCAATGAGATGAAGTACATCATGACCTATCTGCACCAGAAGGTGTGAGGTGGGCAGCTGTGACATTGTTagggaaggagagagagagagagagagagagagagagagagagagagagagagagagagagagagagagagagagagagcagtcaGTTATATCAACATCAGAAGAGTTGCCTAATGCACCTGAGAGTCAAGACGGAACTGTGTAGCTTAATTGGTAAACTTTGATGACACAAGGCTATCATGCTGTATTTTCAGAAGAAAGCCATTAAAATATGTGAGATGAAAAGGACGGCATTGCATACTCACTGTATGTTCCTTcataaaata
The Paramisgurnus dabryanus chromosome 1, PD_genome_1.1, whole genome shotgun sequence genome window above contains:
- the LOC135744436 gene encoding uncharacterized protein, whose protein sequence is MPAKDPLIETLKVCILNLKSEGTVTDSSPHLVSCCELLELILRKGLQQPVLSLAHRDYWQCFEQLLQHDTCGRLSSVSLSVHQTEACTKIITSQGRGRFFIRLMLMRRSLGSVVKHLLHTNRVIEWYSPNIAILRNEEFVEPFVSLSMVLSEMEFKLNIENCSFLDESWQLPVCQTYEAVPCQELGMVLRYLDGRVFVLDLLKGSQAQADMFAEPGDIIDEVNGISLRNASNGQAGVVFSKVKGQPLSIRLIRWRWDDGSIYQPLMKHLRQLKEENPLLQFGPKSTSQRTVGQKRGQTHCVKDGRILYAVQFLGKANIGMSGGKEVLQQAIAIVLGSKQAKKEALLDIKETQITCTDKTNLQKLFQHHFPKISCVGRFGRQPDLTIFAFCALDTSQTEKPKDFCCVVLQAASSVECQEIVSRIAAGFKNTEWFV